Proteins encoded together in one Penaeus vannamei isolate JL-2024 chromosome 41, ASM4276789v1, whole genome shotgun sequence window:
- the LOC113821070 gene encoding hexosaminidase D, translated as MVSCGRRRLMLALALLCVLVVLKLWLLAEPNPNASPVFVVTPRRGQGGRTHAASKELQTQTGMEVPPERLWHLDLKGGAPLVPFIEGMMSLAARAGATGVLLEWEDMFPFTSPLAELSAHNAYSLKDVARIMQAAKGAGLSVIHLVQSLGHMEYALKQQKWADLREGESPGEACPTNPGTARLVLEAVDQIMTAAPSPFLHIGADEVFTLGQCQRCRSKGVAPLQLYVDHVAQVARSAKARWDVKVLIWDDMLRHASSTLLHSLAGLVEPVVWAYGPDVTRMVPPYILRAYAAVFPRVWLAPAFKGATSPRSVMPNIARHAANTLAWVQEGQRMRRHAGLHVAGIIITGWSRYDHFAVLCELLPSSTPSLVLTMLTASRGFLTAATLRDTHTLLQCPPHVVLDPARDPQLWAARDCDFAGANLADLIHRYVTLRDNIKLVAREAEEVGAWFTPYNIRHNFSSPSRLREATRELPSLLSTLADLYAEVRAVLPQYHNPATVEEWIEQHLLPLNQTLSRFNRSFNALMKVKAWPRRPLGGKDPPPT; from the coding sequence ATGGTGAGCTGTGGAAGGCGCCGCCTGATGCTGGCTTTGGCGCTGCTGTGCGTGCTGGTGGTGCTCAAGCTATGGCTCTTGGCTGAGCCGAACCCGAACGCGAGTCCTGTGTTCGTGGTCACTCCTCGCCGTGGCCAGGGAGGGCGCACACACGCGGCCTCGAAGGAACTCCAGACGCAGACGGGGATGGAGGTGCCCCCCGAACGTCTCTGGCACTTAGATCTCAAAGGAGGCGCTCCGCTCGTGCCCTTCATCGAGGGCATGATGAGCctggcggcgcgggcgggggccACGGGCGTCCTCCTTGAGTGGGAGGACATGTTCCCCTTCACGAGTCCCCTCGCTGAGCTGTCTGCGCACAACGCCTACAGCCTGAAGGACGTCGCGCGCATCATGCAGGCCGCGAAGGGCGCCGGCCTGAGCGTGATTCACCTGGTGCAGAGTCTCGGCCACATGGAGTACGCCCTCAAGCAGCAGAAGTGGGCGGACCTGCGCGAGGGAGAGAGCCCGGGGGAGGCGTGCCCCACCAACCCTGGAACGGCGCGGCTGGTGCTAGAGGCCGTCGACCAGATCATGACGGCGGCGCCAAGCCCCTTCCTTCACATCGGCGCCGACGAAGTGTTCACGCTGGGCCAGTGCCAGCGGTGCCGCTCGAAGGGCGTGGCGCCGCTCCAGCTGTACGTGGACCACGTGGCCCAGGTGGCCCGCTCGGCCAAGGCCCGGTGGGACGTCAAGGTGTTGATCTGGGACGACATGCTCCGCCACGCGTCGTCCACGCTCCTGCACTCCCTGGCGGGCCTGGTGGAGCCCGTGGTGTGGGCGTACGGGCCGGACGTGACCCGCATGGTGCCGCCCTACATCTTGCGCGCCTACGCGGCGGTCTTCCCCAGGGTGTGGTTAGCGCCGGCCTTCAAGGGGGCCACGAGCCCTCGGTCTGTGATGCCCAACATCGCGCGCCACGCGGCAAATACCCTGGCGTGGGTACAGGAAGGGCAGCGCATGCGTCGCCACGCGGGTTTGCACGTCGCGGGCATCATTATAACGGGCTGGTCCCGCTACGACCATTTCGCCGTCCTCTGCGAGCTGCTGCCTTCGTCCACCCCGTCTCTCGTGCTGACGATGCTCACGGCGTCCCGGGGATTCCTGACGGCGGCAACCCTACGGGACACGCACACCCTTCTTCAGTGTCCGCCCCATGTCGTCCTCGACCCCGCCCGCGACCCTCAGCTGTGGGCTGCCCGAGACTGTGACTTCGCTGGTGCCAACCTCGCCGACCTCATCCACCGCTACGTCACTCTGAGGGACAACATCAAACTGGTGGctcgggaggcggaggaggtcggcGCCTGGTTCACGCCCTACAACATTCGCCACAACTTCTCTTCGCCGTCGCGCCTTCGGGAGGCCACGAGAGAACTCCCGAGCCTCCTGTCGACGCTAGCAGATCTGTACGCAGAGGTTCGGGCGGTCCTCCCGCAGTACCACAATCCCGCCACGGTGGAAGAGTGGATCGAGCAGCACCTTCTGCCCCTCAACCAGACGCTCTCGAGATTCAACCGTTCGTTCAACGCCCTGATGAAGGTGAAGGCGTGGCCCAGGAGACCCCTGGGAGGAAAGGACCCCCCGCCCACGTGA
- the LOC113821067 gene encoding mitochondrial inner membrane protease subunit 1 isoform X1, producing MYVLHIFESENGNIGSKTEVMRSSIYRLLGRCLGVAGYMVQYGCIAHCTLEFVGDFVVCKGPSMEPTIFSEDVILTEHISPRFNRIQRGDVIIARSPTNPHHHICKRVTGVGGDKVKNGYRIHIVPKGHVWLEGDNALNSTDSRTFGSVPAGLIRGRAVCRLWPLSDVGRLDSLPTFQMDR from the exons AATCAGAGAATGGGAATATTGGCAGCAAGACAGAAGTGATGCGGTCCAGCATATACCGCCTCCTGGGGCGATGCCTTGGGGTGGCAGGTTACATGGTGCAGTATGGGTGCATTGCCCACTGCACCCTGGAGTTCGTGGGGGACTTTGTTGTT TGCAAGGGCCCATCCATGGAGCCCACTATCTTCTCGGAGGATGTCATACTGACCGAGCACATCTCACCTCGTTTCAACCGCATCCAACGTGGTGATGTCATCATTGCAAGgtcacccaccaacccccaccatcaCATCTGCAAGCGGGTCACAGGAGTTGGAGGGGACAAGGTCAAGAATGGATACAGAATACACATT GTGCCAAAGGGGCATGTTTGGCTAGAAGGCGACAATGCCCTCAACTCGACTGATTCTCGCACTTTTGGCTCTGTCCCAGCTGGTCTGATTCGCGGAAGGGCTGTGTGTCGTCTCTGGCCCCTCTCTGATGTTGGTAGGCTTGACTCATTACCAACGTTTCAGATGGATAGGTGA
- the LOC113826723 gene encoding vitellogenin yields the protein MTTSQLFLVLALVAGSLAAPWGADVPRCSTECPVTGSPKLAYQPDKTYAYQYSGKSKVQLKGVDNGDSETEWTAQVDLTWISPCDMAISFKNTKVDGTPGPIVARTLERHPLVVAVVDGRVQHVCAHPEDEPWAINLKKGVASAFQNSIPSLSAVSSGITVTETDVVGKCPTKYEIETEGEKVIVVKEKNHRHCQQRYLTPAHIPALWLKAPLPIQESMSQCKQEIANGIYTAITCQDKNIVRPAIGIYKYVEASQDSTLRFISESSDTSAISAIPSGEMQVESLLYNHQTMKDPQLAPELDELMKGICDKTKDTVEAEAAALVAKALHLLRRVPETVVVETAQKVRQGHYCSDSARLESIFLDAVAFLHESGAVQVMVQEIQNGRATGGRLALYTAALYLTPRPSIEAVKALTPLFESPRPVPSVLLAAASMINHYCLHTPACHQKAPVARIAEILATRVQSHCSPSAGAEGEEVPLAFFKAIGNMGVATPAVTRAAVQCIEEEGLETSIRVAAAQAFRQANCFRPAVEKLVDIAVRPAFDTEVRIASYLAAVRCAEQEHLEKIIEKISKEENTQVRGFVLGHLINIQEGSCPNKENLRYLLANVVIPTDFEKDFRKFSRHIDMAYYAPAFGMGAGLESNIIYAPGSFIPRAVNLNMRATVDETPMDIAEIGARFEGVDSIIEELLGPQGYLRKATFGKIMEDITGFAGEKGLKIMEHIKHTMRTRRSIDASVISDFFGKLYGESSSHTHADIFARFMGHEISFADVAQSLKGVTADTLIETFFSFFENSLEHMKDLNLNTARTAQLSMDYSLPTIQGTPLKLNLAATAVAGLKMEGNVNIGQILSDLGNSHTGIKVFPGLSVQATGFVGFECRFTKVGIEMQNTISSATGAAINIRTTENKKIELELEIPDKMELLNIKAETYLVKARGKKMTKISPSSMRDVRIERRSCIAALEPVFGLKVCYDMNFPDVFRANALPLGEPAIAKLYVEKADPSMRGYLVTAAIKNKRGNKLIKMNVGAAGASTPRRAEMTLSYTKEEGSHIVSAKLDSSSIAAGVWTTLTNEQGHKAVETYVNFKYGQTAISRGIKLEAIAREGSVGEEFQVNVFSSGTRSFPLDSHIVEAKFIKKTGGPEFNVDVICMTKNALADYFDLNIEVGADFMRVSPKALYLTRYIPKTRIFLPVNLRKLEINAATAAWKVTSYIREGSQSGESREFSSAFKLAKGRTDVIFVQATHTIEGRFPQNVIIKNVATAKVGRSSYRAMYDVFYHPEKVGASIEVLQAAGNEKVAQIEAIYEISGEKHCAKFLAAIPGYIQPVKVEAEIEQEAEGRYALEAAIKYGPRTVLGVSGPVLARFTSKANKLQANIKLRAMASEPYIIGANVVFGNKKQMIAMEIKERSEPLIGLEWRMVRESSEKTTIGVVFVLPALIEQKVDAEITDELVHVSFNNLVLPKTSSRRRVKGFADVNIAEKRANVEFSWDADNAPEKKLVLDASLISSPANPGHAEIHGNVVIAGEPYHAKLVLTATNLVEHMEGENGFKLILTTPSQKTVVVGASCDVQLAGATTKVISTVEYKNVRDRKYKYTSVIALERLGGPLNYAVEAKVTYKQPGTAEIKVETTAKHHWTPEEHVVAFKVAAEAPVLKTPAMIVFSIHNAPNAFVGVCKIERTAPFTAFEWNVQVTPEGGIEAVEAGVDMKAIIEVLKIVRAIATLEEESYETYGPHTAQYQYRFTRPSPTSYTMQMRTPTRTMEGRAKLSPRESGIKFYPNKGKTESKYEIGYKVNHEGRWGQRASKLEVRMNHPVLPKPIMAAAQYTVAEGTMRGTIELDIFPEEADKITGTVETQRISENAIRAEAFLTGRMLKVNPKAIITAAYAPETVALDVVFHKTPSAAPIFAIAAKYDKTAAHSAAATLTVKMEERPVFEMSAVTEPEEAATCNGIRMNAVAYAAAFGKYNVFSKMCRPAFIEVTAMRPGGAKEYTAKLGLRYPDAAEAGVYVASAGESRGVAVAAVKLASPTMLQFEVAHEPEEAHIVMSEVTSTLRKVAMSLETVAMEAVQFLKEEAAAKGVEFPSSHFVSLVDEANEEIKAIYRDIVSEMRILDTELIADILESPTVSFVSRVYLGVWSQIARLQHHFSTRAVEMIQQWQEQLTDVSEIFIEAVMEIVQLLEAGEVPETVRVILEKIENTEVFRIVKREANAVLAEYPEEYEAVKHILTRVTATLKHDADIVYKRIMETPAVQRIFAYVMQYINSERVFAEEAGSVASLILKEFLFVSIESEGNGIAVRIPLHRPLYSLTQVAQEAVPNPVTMLENLIFAYLEYIPIPVSDAIWAYYNFLPRYITDALPPYPRTAMVVGGTEILSFSGLVVRAPRSPCKLLLAAHGSHRLIMSHPQASAPAQLELTTPAATVIIKPDFEVLVNGQALGGSQQTIGNVRIVNTAKHIEVGCPLMRVIVVKAGEAVAVEASGWIFGRVAGLLGPNTGEIANDRLMPSGAAASNPRDLVAAWQEDPQCSTPEVPHAETTVGRLVQCEALLGIRSRCNPVVHPQPFISMCHTAHKACDAAHAYRTICSLRGVEEVFPMAC from the exons ATGACGACCTCACAGCTCTTCTTGGTTCTCGCCCTCGTGGCAGGCAGCCTGGCAG CCCCCTGGGGAGCGGACGTGCCAAGATGCTCCACCGAATGCCCCGTCACCGGATCCCCCAAACTGGCCTACCAACCCGACAAGACCTACGCCTACCAATACTCCGGCAAGTCCAAGGTCCAGCTCAAGGGCGTGGACAACGGCGACTCGGAGACCGAGTGGACGGCACAAGTTGATCTCACCTGGATCAGCCCTTGCGACATGGCCATCTCCTTCAAGAATACCAAGGTGGATGGCACCCCCG GTCCCATCGTTGCCAGGACGCTGGAGAGACATCCACTGGTGGTGGCCGTCGTCGACGGAAGGGTGCAGCACGTGTGCGCTCACCCAGAGGACGAACCATGGGCCATCAACCTGAAAAAGGGCGTGGCTTCGGCTTTCCAGAACTCCATTCCTTCTCTGTCTGCTGTCAGCTCAGGCATCACAGTAACGGAG ACTGATGTTGTGGGAAAATGCCCAACAAAGTATGAAATTGAGACCGAAGGAGAGAAAGTCATTGTCGTCAAGGAGAAGAACCACCGCCACTGTCAACAACGTTACCTAACACCCGCTCATATACCTGCACTATGGCTGAAGGCTCCCCTGCCAATCCAGGAATCCATGTCACAGTGCAAGCAGGAAATCGCCAATGGCATTTACACCGCCATCACGTGTCAGGACAAGAACATCGTTCGACCTGCCATTGGAATCTACAAGTACGTGGAGGCCAGTCAGGATTCAACACTTCGCTTCATCTCGGAGTCCTCCGACACTTCAGCTATCAGTGCCATCCCTTCAGGAGAAATGCAGGTTGAAAGCCTCCTGTACAACCACCAAACAATGAAGGACCCACAACTGGCACCTGAGCTGGATGAGCTCATGAAGGGGATCTGTGACAAGACCAAGGACACAGTTGAGGCTGAAGCTGCTGCTTTGGTTGCCAAGGCTCTCCATCTGTTACGTCGTGTTCCAGAGACAGTTGTGGTGGAGACTGCACAGAAAGTGAGACAAGGACATTACTGCAGTGACTCTGCCAGGCTGGAGAGTATCTTCTTGGACGCAGTTGCTTTCCTGCATGAGTCTGGTGCAGTACAGGTCATGGTCCAAGAAATCCAGAATGGACGAGCAACAGGGGGACGTCTCGCTCTGTACACGGCAGCGCTCTACCTCACCCCACGACCCAGCATTGAGGCAGTCAAGGCTCTCACGCCACTCTTTGAAAGCCCTCGCCCAGTGCCCTCGGTGTTGCTGGCAGCTGCTTCCATGATAAACCACTACTGCCTTCATACTCCAGCTTGCCACCAGAAAGCTCCAGTGGCGAGAATTGCAGAGATTCTGGCCACCAGAGTCCAGAGTCACTGCTCTCCTTCTGCTGGTGCTGAGGGCGAGGAAGTACCCCTTGCATTCTTCAAGGCAATAGGGAATATGGGTGTAGCTACACCTGCCGTGACAAGGGCAGCCGTCCAATGCATTGAAGAAGAAGGACTGGAAACCAGCATTCGGGTAGCTGCAGCACAAGCCTTCAGACAAGCCAATTGCTTCCGTCCA GCAGTTGAAAAGCTAGTAGACATTGCCGTCCGACCAGCCTTTGACACCGAAGTCCGCATCGCTTCCTATCTGGCAGCTGTCCGATGTGCTGAACAGGAACACCTGGAGAAAATTATTGAGAAGATTTCAAAGGAAGAGAATACCCAag TGCGTGGATTTGTTTTGGGTCACCTGATCAACATCCAAGAGGGTAGCTGCCCCAACAAAGAAAACCTCAGGTACCTCCTTGCCAATGTTGTCATCCCTACCGACTTCGAGAAGGACTTCAGGAAATTCTCCCGACATATAGATATGGCTTACTATGCCCCTGCCTTTGGCATGGGTGCCGGCCTCGAGTCGAACATCATCTATGCTCCCGGATCTTTCATTCCTCGTGCTGTTAACCTGAACATGAGAGCAACTGTGGATGAGACGCCCATGGACATAGCAGAGATTGGTGCGCGCTTTGAAGGAGTCGACTCCATCATTGAAGAGCTCTTGGGCCCACAGGGATACCTACGCAAAGCAACATTTGGAAAGATTATGGAGGACATTACGGGTTTTGCAGGAGAGAAAGGCCTCAAGATCATGGAGCACATCAAGCACACAATGAGGACCAGGCGATCCATCGATGCTTCTGTCATCTCCGACTTCTTCGGCAAGCTGTATGGTGAGAGCAGTTCGCACACCCACGCCGATATATTCGCCCGGTTCATGGGACACGAGATTTCTTTCGCAGATGTTGCCCAAAGCCTCAAGGGCGTCACAGCTGACACACTCATTGagaccttcttctctttcttcgagAATTCCTTGGAACATATGAAGGATCTTAACCTAAACACAGCAAGAACTGCTCAGCTTTCCATGGATTACTCCCTGCCCACCATTCAGGGCACACCACTCAAGCTGAACTtagctgctactgctgttgctggcCTCAAGATGGAGGGCAATGTCAACATTGGCCAGATCCTCTCTGACCTGGGCAATTCCCACACTGGCATCAAGGTGTTCCCAGGCCTTTCTGTACAAGCCACTGGTTTTGTTGGCTTTGAGTGCCGCTTTACCAAGGTGGGAATCGAGATGCAGAACACCATCTCTAGTGCCACTGGAGCCGCCATCAACATCAGAACAACTGAAAACAAGAAGATCGAGCTGGAATTGGAGATCCCTGACAAGATGGAACTCCTCAACATCAAGGCCGAGACTTACCTTGTCAAAGCTAGGGGAAAGAAGATGACTAagatttctccttcctccatgaGAGATGTCAGGATTGAGCGCAGGTCCTGCATTGCTGCTTTGGAACCAGTATTTGGCCTCAAGGTGTGCTATGACATGAACTTCCCTGATGTGTTCCGTGCTAATGCCCTGCCACTTGGTGAACCAGCCATCGCCAAGCTGTACGTTGAGAAGGCAGATCCTTCCATGAGAGGTTACTTAGTGACTGCTGCCATTAAGAACAAGAGAGGCAACAAGCTCATTAAGATGAATGTAGGAGCAGCTGGTGCCTCAACACCAAGAAGAGCAGAAATGACCCTGTCCTACACCAAGGAAGAAGGAAGCCACATTGTTTCTGCCAAGCTTGATTCCTCCAGCATTGCTGCAGGAGTGTGGACCACTCTCACCAACGAGCAAGGACACAAGGCAGTAGAGACTTATGTCAACTTCAAATATGGTCAGACTGCTATTTCTCGAGGCATCAAGCTGGAAGCGATTGCAAGGGAAGGAAGTGTGGGAGAGGAATTCCAAGTGAACGTTTTCAGCAGCGGCACCAGGAGCTTCCCCCTCGACTCTCACATTGTGGAGGCTAAATTCATCAAGAAAACTGGTGGACCTGAATTCAATGTGGATGTGATCTGCATGACCAAAAATGCTTTAGCTGATTATTTCGACTTAAACATTGAAG tTGGAGCTGATTTCATGAGAGTTTCTCCTAAGGCTCTGTATTTaacaagatacattcccaagaCCCGCATTTTCTTACCTGTAAACCTGCGAAAGCTAGAAATCAATGCTGCCACTGCAGCCTGGAAAGTGACGTCGTACATTCGTGAAGGAAGTCAATCTGGCGAAAGCCGTGAGTTCAGTTCTGCTTTCAAGCTTGCCAAGGGAAGGACGGATGTCATCTTTGTACAGGCTACTCATACGATTGAAGGCAGATTCCCACAAAACGTCATCATCAAAAATGTAGCAACAG CCAAAGTTGGCAGATCATCATACAGAGCAATGTATGATGTCTTCTATCACCCTGAAAAAGTGGGAGCTTCTATTGAGGTTTTGCAGGCAGCAGGTAATGAGAAGGTTGCCCAGATAGAAGCAATTTACGAAATTTCCGGAGAGAAGCACTGCGCTAAATTCTTG GCGGCCATTCCTGGCTACATTCAACCAGTTAAAGTTGAAGCCGAGATTGAACAAGAAGCAGAAGGTCGCTACGCACTGGAGGCCGCCATCAAATATGGACCACGTACAGTACTTGGAGTGAGTGGACCAGTCCTAGCTCGTTTCACCTCCAAAGCCAACAAGCTGCAAGCCAACATCAAGCTCAGGGCAATGGCAAGTGAGCCCTACATCATTGGTGCCAATGTTGTGTTTGGCAACAAGAAACAGATGATCGCCATGGAAATCAAGGAGCGATCAGAACCTCTCATTGGTCTTGAATGGAGAATGGTCCGAGAAAGTTCCGAGAAGACCACTATTGGTGTAGTGTTTGTCCTCCCTGCCCTTATTGAGCAGAAAGTCGATGCTGAAATTACTGATGAACTTGTCCATGTTAGTTTCAACAACCTGGTTCTACCCAAGACTTCATCCCGCCGTCGAGTCAAGGGATTCGCTGATGTCAACATTGCAGAGAAAAGGGCAAATGTGGAGTTTTCTTGGGATGCCGATAATGCTCCCGAAAAGAAGTTGGTGTTGGATGCAAGTCTGATCAGCAGTCCTGCCAACCCTGGACATGCTGAGATCCA CGGGAATGTCGTCATTGCCGGAGAGCCTTACCACGCCAAACTGGTTCTGACTGCCACAAATCTCGTAGAGCACatggaaggggaaaatggatTCAAGTTGATCCTGACAACTCCTAGCCAGAAGACGGTTGTCGTGGGAGCCTCCTGTGATGTCCAGCTGGCAGGAGCCACCACTAAAGTCATTTCCACCGTTGAATACAAGAACGTGAGGGATaggaaatacaaatatacaagtgTGATTGCCTTGGAGAGGCTTGGTGGTCCACTTAATTATGCCGTAGAAGCCAAGGTAACTTACAAACAACCTGGAACAGCAGAAATAAAGGtagaaacaacagcaaaacatcaTTGGACACCAGAAGAACATGTTGTAGCATTCAAG GTGGCTGCTGAAGCTCCAGTACTGAAGACGCCTGCCATGATTGTATTCTCCATTCACAATGCACCAAACGCTTTTGTTGGAGTCTGCAAGATCGAAAGAACTGCTCCTTTCACTGCCTTTGAATGGAATGTGCAGGTTACTCCTGAAGGAGGAATTGAAGCTGTTGAAGCTGGTGTGGACATGAAAGCCATCATTGAAGTTCTGAAGATTGTTCGTGCCATTGCTACTCTGGAGGAAGAGAGTTATGAAACTTATGGCCCACACACAGCTCAGTACCAGTACCGCTTCACAAGGCCATCACCCACTTCTTACACCATGCAGATGAGGACTCCAACCCGCACCATGGAAGGAAGAGCTAAACTATCACCAAGGGAATCTGGAATCAAGTTCTACCCCAATAAGGGCAAAACTGAATCCAAATACGAAATTGGATACAAGGTCAACCACGAGGGAAGGTGGGGACAACGTGCGTCCAAGTTGGAAGTCAGAATGAACCATCCAGTGCTTCCTAAACCCATCATGGCTGCTGCTCAGTACACAGTAGCTGAAGGAACAATGAGGGGAACAATTGAACTGGACATTTTCCCAGAAGAAGCCGACAAAATTACTGGAACTGTGGAAACTCAGAGAATTTCAGAAAATGCTATCAGGGCAGAAGCCTTCTTGACTGGCAGG ATGTTGAAAGTGAACCCTAAGGCTATCATCACTGCTGCCTATGCACCAGAAACAGTTGCTTTGGATGTAGTGTTCCACAAGACTCCGTCTGCAGCACCAATCTTCGCCATTGCTGCCAAGTATGACAAGACTGCAGCTCACAGTGCAGCTGCCACATTGACAGTAAAGATGGAAGAGCGACCTGTCTTTGAGATGAGTGCAGTGACCGAACCCGAGGAAGCAGCCACCTGCAATGGCATCAGAATGAATGCTGTTGCTTATGCAGCAGCTTTTGGAAAGTACAACGTGTTCTCCAAGATGTGCAGGCCCGCCTTCATTGAGGTGACCGCAATGCGACCTGGTGGAGCAAAGGAGTACACTGCCAAGCTTGGCCTCCGATACCCTGACGCTGCTGAAGCAGGCGTATATGTGGCGAGTGCTGGAGAGAGTCGcggtgttgctgttgctgctgtgaaGCTGGCTTCACCCACAATGCTACAGTTCGAGGTGGCTCATGAACCAGAAGAAGCACACATTGTAATG AGTGAAGTGACAAGTACCCTCAGAAAAGTCGCCATGTCTCTCGAAACAGTTGCAATGGAGGCCGTCCAGTTCCTCAAGGAAGAAGCTGCTGCAAAGGGTGTCGAGTTCCCGTCATCTCACTTTGTCAGTCTAGTGGATGAGGCGAATGAGGAAATCAAAGCCATTTACCGAGATATCGTCTCAGAGATGAGAATCCTTGACACTGAGTTGATTGCTGATATCTTGGAAAGCCCTACGGTGTCCTTCGTGTCCCGTGTCTACCTTGGAGTATGGTCACAGATTGCTCGCCTTCAACATCACTTTTCAACCAGGGCGGTTGAAATGATCCAGCAATGGCAGGAACAACTAACAGACGTTTCTGAAATCTTTATCGAAG CTGTTATGGAGATAGTGCAACTCTTGGAAGCCGGAGAAGTACCTGAAACAGTTCGTGTAATTCTGGAAAAAATTGAGAACACTGAGGTGTTCAGGATTGTAAAGAGAGAAGCGAACGCAGTGTTGGCAGAGTATCCTGAGGAGTATGAGGCCGTCAAGCACATCCTCACCAGGGTGACGGCCACTCTCAAGCACGATGCTGATATTGTGTACAAGAGGATCATGGAGACACCAGCTGTTCAAAGGATCTTTGCCTATGTTATGCAGTACATCAACTCG GAGCGCGTGTTTGCTGAGGAAGCAGGAAGTGTTGCCAGCCTCATTCTCAAAGAATTTCTTTTCGTTTCAATTGAAAGCGAAGGCAACGGCATTGCAGTCCGAATTCCCCTCCACCGACCCTTGTATTCACTGACGCAAGTGGCACAAGAAGCAGTGCCCAACCCTGTCACAATGCTCGAGAACCTGATATTTGCCTACCTTGAATACATTCCCATCCCTGTGAGCGACGCAATCTGGGCCTACTACAACTTCCTTCCACGCTACATCACGGACGCGCTGCCGCCCTACCCACGAACAGCCATGGTGGTTGGCGGCACTGAGATCCTCAGCTTCAGCGGCCTTGTTGTGCGAGCACCTCGCTCGCCCTGCAAGCTTCTCCTGGCTGCTCACGGCTCCCACCGCCTCATCATGTCCCACCCGCAAGCCTCAGCCCCGGCACAGCTTGAGCTCACGACACCAGCAGCCACCGTGATCATCAAGCCTGACTTTGAAGTCCTGGTTAATGGCCAAGCCCTCGGGGGATCCCAGCAAACCATCGGAAACGTTAGGATTGTGAACACAGCCAAGCACATTGAGGTGGGATGTCCCCTGATGAGGGTGATCGTTGTCAAGGCAGGCGAGGCCGTAGCTGTTGAGGCTTCAGGCTGGATCTTTGGACGCGTAGCAGGGCTACTGGGCCCCAACACTGGAGAAATTGCCAATGACCGTCTCATGCCCAGCGGTGCAGCAGCCTCCAACCCCCGCGATTTGGTAGCTGCTTGGCAGGAGGACCCGCAGTGCTCCACCCCTGAGGTTCCTCATGCTGAGACCACAGTAGGTCGCCTGGTTCAGTGTGAAGCGTTGTTGGGGATTCGCTCCAGGTGTAACCCAGTGGTTCACCCACAGCCATTCATCAGCATGTGTCACACTGCCCACAAGGCTTGCGATGCCGCCCATGCTTACAGAACCATTTGCTCTctgagaggagtggaagaagttTTCCCTATGGCGTGCTAA
- the LOC113821067 gene encoding mitochondrial inner membrane protease subunit 1 isoform X2 encodes MRSSIYRLLGRCLGVAGYMVQYGCIAHCTLEFVGDFVVCKGPSMEPTIFSEDVILTEHISPRFNRIQRGDVIIARSPTNPHHHICKRVTGVGGDKVKNGYRIHIVPKGHVWLEGDNALNSTDSRTFGSVPAGLIRGRAVCRLWPLSDVGRLDSLPTFQMDR; translated from the exons ATGCGGTCCAGCATATACCGCCTCCTGGGGCGATGCCTTGGGGTGGCAGGTTACATGGTGCAGTATGGGTGCATTGCCCACTGCACCCTGGAGTTCGTGGGGGACTTTGTTGTT TGCAAGGGCCCATCCATGGAGCCCACTATCTTCTCGGAGGATGTCATACTGACCGAGCACATCTCACCTCGTTTCAACCGCATCCAACGTGGTGATGTCATCATTGCAAGgtcacccaccaacccccaccatcaCATCTGCAAGCGGGTCACAGGAGTTGGAGGGGACAAGGTCAAGAATGGATACAGAATACACATT GTGCCAAAGGGGCATGTTTGGCTAGAAGGCGACAATGCCCTCAACTCGACTGATTCTCGCACTTTTGGCTCTGTCCCAGCTGGTCTGATTCGCGGAAGGGCTGTGTGTCGTCTCTGGCCCCTCTCTGATGTTGGTAGGCTTGACTCATTACCAACGTTTCAGATGGATAGGTGA